From the Micromonospora sediminicola genome, one window contains:
- a CDS encoding threonine ammonia-lyase encodes MELITIADVRTAADDLAGTVVRTPLLPVPWDEELWLKPENLQPVGSFKLRGATHAVARLAPDVRSRGVVTHSSGNHGQALAYAARAFGVPCVVVVPAGAPEVKVARMRALGADVRTVPPARRLAEAERIAAESGAALVPPFDHPAVIAGQGTIGLEIVADLPDVDVVLVPVGGGGLGSGVATAVKALRPSASVIGVEPELAADAVESLAAGEVVVWDVDRTYRTCADGLRTNLSARTLAHLRERLDGIVTVTEDEIMAATGRVLRDARLVAEPSGAVALAARLFHRDELPGGRTVAVVTGGNADPAVLAAALAV; translated from the coding sequence ATGGAGCTGATCACGATCGCTGACGTCCGGACCGCCGCCGACGACCTGGCGGGCACCGTGGTGCGGACCCCGCTGCTGCCGGTGCCCTGGGACGAGGAGCTGTGGCTCAAGCCGGAGAACCTGCAACCGGTGGGGTCGTTCAAGCTGCGCGGCGCCACCCACGCCGTGGCCCGGCTCGCCCCGGACGTCCGGTCCCGGGGCGTGGTCACCCACTCCTCCGGCAACCACGGGCAGGCGCTGGCGTACGCGGCCCGCGCGTTCGGGGTGCCCTGCGTCGTGGTGGTGCCCGCGGGCGCGCCCGAGGTCAAGGTGGCCCGGATGCGGGCGCTCGGCGCGGACGTGCGGACGGTGCCGCCGGCCCGCCGGCTCGCCGAGGCGGAGCGGATCGCGGCGGAGAGCGGGGCGGCGCTCGTGCCCCCGTTCGACCACCCGGCGGTCATCGCCGGGCAGGGCACCATCGGGCTGGAGATCGTCGCCGACCTGCCCGACGTCGACGTGGTGCTGGTGCCGGTGGGCGGTGGCGGTCTCGGCTCGGGCGTCGCCACCGCGGTCAAGGCGCTGCGCCCGTCGGCCTCCGTCATCGGGGTGGAACCGGAGCTGGCCGCCGACGCCGTGGAGTCGCTCGCCGCCGGCGAGGTGGTGGTCTGGGATGTCGACCGCACCTACCGGACCTGCGCCGACGGGCTGCGGACCAACCTGTCCGCGCGGACGCTGGCCCACCTGCGGGAGCGGCTCGACGGCATCGTCACGGTCACCGAGGACGAGATCATGGCGGCCACCGGACGGGTGCTGCGGGACGCGCGCCTGGTGGCCGAGCCGAGCGGCGCGGTCGCGCTGGCCGCCCGGCTGTTCCACCGCGACGAGCTGCCGGGCGGGCGTACCGTCGCGGTGGTCACCGGCGGCAACGCCGACCCGGCAGTGCTCGCCGCCGCGCTTGCGGTGTAA
- a CDS encoding FtsX-like permease family protein — MRPATLLRLALAGTRTDGARVALTAVSAALATLAGLAALTVLAVAKPPGNAWTQSEQYTNALLREPGLRPGVAFALLLLCIPVLGLAGQCARLGAPGRDRRLAALRLVGATPGQVTRIAVAETGVASLLGTVTGLAVFLVGRRLLHRPDATGRLPLPTDVLPAPAATTAVVLGLPLVAALASALLLRRVTTTPFGVVRRVRTRAPWPWPGVLILAALAMFAAIRPVLVWYEQRDVVEPDWVAPLMLMAGGLTAMIGVVSGTGWISYQTGRVLHRHGRGAAALLAARRLTADPWAGSRTFAALLAALIVGAGAAGIRADFLAQAELTRRTGAGLSDPDFYLNAMGLVDLAIVVAMAIAGGGLLVAVVEGITSRRRAYAAQVATGVPRATIGRSLLWASLAPAVPAVGLALTVGYLLVRGLLPDPSGGGYRTTVCDAGPDLCGDPATSVRYARTEWVPEVVVRPDVPWEQLAWLAAGGLAAVLATAAAGLLVLRASTSVEELRTT; from the coding sequence GTGAGGCCGGCGACACTGCTGCGACTCGCGCTCGCCGGCACCCGCACCGATGGCGCGCGGGTGGCGTTGACCGCGGTGAGCGCCGCGCTGGCGACGCTCGCCGGGCTGGCCGCGCTCACCGTGCTGGCCGTGGCCAAGCCGCCCGGTAACGCCTGGACGCAGTCCGAGCAGTACACCAACGCCCTGCTGCGGGAACCGGGCCTGCGCCCCGGCGTCGCCTTCGCCCTGCTGCTGCTCTGCATACCGGTCCTCGGGCTGGCCGGGCAGTGCGCCCGCCTCGGCGCGCCGGGCCGGGACCGGCGGTTGGCCGCGCTCCGGCTGGTCGGCGCCACGCCCGGCCAGGTCACCCGGATCGCGGTCGCCGAGACCGGCGTGGCGAGCCTGCTCGGCACCGTCACCGGCCTCGCCGTCTTCCTGGTCGGGCGCCGGCTGCTGCACCGGCCCGACGCCACCGGCCGGCTGCCCCTGCCCACCGACGTGCTCCCGGCCCCGGCCGCCACGACCGCCGTCGTGCTCGGCCTGCCGCTGGTCGCCGCGCTGGCGAGCGCGCTGCTGCTGCGGCGGGTCACCACCACCCCGTTCGGCGTCGTGCGCCGGGTCCGCACCCGCGCCCCCTGGCCGTGGCCCGGCGTGCTCATCCTGGCCGCGCTGGCCATGTTCGCCGCGATCCGCCCGGTCCTGGTCTGGTACGAGCAGCGCGACGTCGTCGAGCCTGACTGGGTGGCGCCACTGATGCTGATGGCCGGCGGGCTGACCGCGATGATCGGCGTGGTGTCCGGCACCGGCTGGATCTCGTACCAGACCGGGCGGGTGCTGCACCGGCACGGGCGCGGCGCCGCCGCGCTGCTCGCGGCGCGCCGGCTCACCGCCGACCCGTGGGCCGGCAGCCGCACGTTCGCCGCCCTGCTCGCCGCGCTGATCGTCGGTGCCGGTGCCGCCGGGATCCGCGCCGACTTCCTGGCCCAGGCCGAGCTGACCCGCCGCACCGGTGCGGGGCTGTCCGACCCGGACTTCTACCTCAACGCGATGGGCCTGGTCGACCTGGCGATCGTGGTGGCGATGGCGATCGCCGGCGGTGGGCTGCTCGTCGCCGTGGTCGAGGGCATCACCAGCCGGCGCCGGGCGTACGCCGCCCAGGTGGCCACCGGCGTGCCGCGCGCCACCATCGGCCGGTCGCTGCTCTGGGCGTCGCTCGCCCCGGCCGTGCCGGCGGTCGGGCTCGCGCTGACCGTCGGATACCTGCTGGTCCGGGGACTGCTCCCCGACCCGAGCGGCGGCGGCTACCGGACCACGGTCTGCGACGCCGGTCCCGACCTGTGCGGCGATCCGGCCACCAGCGTCCGCTACGCCCGTACCGAATGGGTGCCGGAGGTGGTCGTCCGGCCGGACGTGCCGTGGGAGCAGCTGGCCTGGCTCGCGGCGGGTGGGCTGGCGGCGGTGCTGGCCACCGCCGCCGCCGGCCTGCTGGTTCTGCGCGCCAGCACCTCGGTGGAGGAACTGCGCACCACCTAG
- a CDS encoding ABC transporter ATP-binding protein: protein MTFLEARGVVRAYGPTPALRGVTLDVAEGEIVAVTGPSGCGKSTLLHCLAGILRPDAGQVTWRGERIDQWSEAARSRLRRTDFGVLFQFGQLVAELTAAENVALPLLLAGTGRRAARTAALTWLERLGVAEVADARPGEMSGGQQQRCALSRALVTEPRVLFADEPTGALDTLAGEQVLTQLVRLARDQRTTVVLVTHEPRIAAYADREVSLRDGMVDHTGLGLDPAVPGGTR from the coding sequence GTGACGTTCCTGGAAGCGCGCGGCGTGGTCCGGGCTTACGGCCCGACACCCGCACTGCGCGGCGTGACGCTCGACGTGGCCGAGGGCGAGATCGTGGCCGTCACCGGCCCGAGCGGCTGCGGCAAGTCGACACTGCTGCACTGCCTCGCCGGCATCCTGCGCCCCGACGCCGGTCAGGTCACCTGGCGCGGCGAACGGATCGACCAGTGGTCGGAGGCGGCCCGGTCCCGGCTGCGCCGCACCGACTTCGGGGTGCTGTTCCAGTTCGGCCAGCTCGTCGCCGAGCTGACCGCGGCGGAGAACGTCGCCCTTCCGTTGCTTCTCGCCGGCACGGGGCGGCGAGCGGCACGGACGGCGGCGCTCACCTGGCTGGAACGGCTCGGCGTGGCCGAGGTCGCCGACGCCCGACCGGGCGAGATGTCCGGCGGCCAGCAGCAGCGCTGCGCGCTGTCCCGGGCGCTGGTCACCGAGCCGCGGGTCCTCTTCGCCGACGAGCCCACCGGCGCGCTCGACACGCTCGCCGGCGAGCAGGTGCTCACCCAACTGGTCCGGCTGGCCCGCGACCAACGCACCACGGTCGTGCTGGTCACCCACGAGCCGCGGATCGCCGCGTACGCGGACCGGGAGGTGAGCCTGCGCGACGGGATGGTCGACCACACCGGGCTGGGCCTCGACCCGGCGGTGCCGGGCGGCACGCGGTGA
- a CDS encoding PadR family transcriptional regulator, with the protein MSTQHVLLGLLAAGPRHGYELKRAHDERLPRARPLAFGQVYATLARLHRDGLVAPAGQAREGGPDRTAYALTGAGRAALDQWLATVEPPMPYVASTLFAKVVVALLVADADQARAYLVAQRRAHTERLRELTAVKSAPGARLDEVVAADFAIAHLDADLRWLHTTLDRVADWHREVHS; encoded by the coding sequence GTGTCCACCCAGCACGTCCTGCTCGGGCTGCTCGCCGCCGGCCCACGCCACGGCTACGAGCTGAAACGCGCCCACGACGAGCGGCTGCCCCGGGCCCGGCCGCTCGCCTTCGGGCAGGTCTACGCGACGCTGGCCCGGCTGCACCGGGACGGCCTGGTCGCCCCCGCCGGTCAGGCCCGCGAGGGCGGCCCGGACCGCACCGCCTACGCGCTCACCGGCGCGGGCCGGGCCGCGCTCGACCAGTGGCTGGCCACCGTCGAACCGCCGATGCCCTACGTGGCCAGCACGCTCTTCGCCAAGGTGGTGGTCGCGCTCCTGGTGGCCGACGCCGACCAGGCGCGCGCCTACCTGGTCGCCCAGCGCCGCGCCCACACCGAGCGGCTGCGCGAGCTGACCGCGGTCAAGAGCGCACCCGGTGCCCGCCTCGACGAGGTGGTCGCCGCCGACTTCGCCATCGCCCATCTCGACGCCGATCTGCGGTGGCTGCACACCACCCTGGACCGGGTCGCCGACTGGCACCGGGAGGTGCACTCGTGA
- a CDS encoding TIGR03086 family metal-binding protein: MSTKTSELLSVASPGTTAVVRGVADDQLDLPTPCPDYSVRDLLNHVTDVVVNFQAMARREEVDWSGKTDHLTEGWRDRFATEAARLVEAWSDPAALEGVSPGLGLPQETVGLMALIDLTVHGWDLARATGQELVVDPSVVAAGHDFMDRMGDMGQRMGAFGAPVPTDAAPTTLAALLARTGRDPAWAPPA; this comes from the coding sequence ATGAGCACGAAGACTAGTGAGCTGCTGTCCGTCGCGTCGCCGGGCACGACGGCGGTGGTGCGTGGCGTCGCCGACGACCAGCTCGACCTGCCCACCCCCTGCCCCGACTACAGCGTGCGCGACCTGCTGAACCACGTGACCGACGTGGTGGTCAACTTCCAGGCGATGGCCCGGCGGGAGGAGGTCGACTGGTCGGGCAAGACCGACCACCTGACCGAGGGCTGGCGGGACCGGTTCGCCACCGAGGCGGCGCGGCTGGTCGAGGCGTGGTCGGACCCGGCGGCGTTGGAGGGTGTCTCGCCCGGCCTGGGCCTGCCGCAGGAGACGGTCGGGCTGATGGCCCTGATCGACCTCACCGTGCACGGCTGGGACCTGGCCCGGGCCACCGGGCAGGAGCTGGTGGTGGACCCGTCCGTGGTGGCGGCGGGGCACGACTTCATGGACCGGATGGGCGACATGGGGCAGCGGATGGGCGCGTTCGGCGCTCCGGTGCCCACCGACGCGGCCCCGACCACGCTGGCGGCGCTGCTCGCCCGCACCGGGCGCGACCCGGCCTGGGCGCCTCCTGCTTGA
- a CDS encoding helix-turn-helix domain-containing protein has product MRHEPRRDSRGILDPDRLLRQVRFRRRLPAPALRPWVEHYWLIDWDLAEPFDQRVVPHPAVNLVFQAQEGGIEHAVVAGVDTGLFTVTLHGAGRVTGVQFRPGGFRPFWGRPVAELSGRRVPLAATHLPGPDRPVCPGTDDERCRRLDDLLAAASPVPDPLTAEVTALVEEIRADRGVLRVADFARRHAVSTRRLQRLFLDQVGVGPKWVIRRYRLQEAIEQAAAGPLDWSRVAADLGYADQAHLVREFTAVAGVSPAAYARSLVTARR; this is encoded by the coding sequence ATGCGACACGAACCACGGCGGGACAGCCGGGGGATCCTCGATCCCGACCGGCTGCTGCGGCAGGTCCGGTTCCGGCGCCGGTTGCCCGCGCCGGCGCTGCGCCCCTGGGTGGAGCACTACTGGCTGATCGACTGGGACCTGGCCGAGCCGTTCGACCAGCGGGTGGTGCCGCACCCGGCGGTCAACCTGGTGTTCCAGGCGCAGGAGGGCGGGATCGAGCACGCCGTGGTGGCCGGTGTGGACACCGGCCTCTTCACCGTCACGCTGCACGGCGCCGGGCGGGTCACCGGCGTCCAGTTCCGTCCCGGCGGCTTCCGCCCGTTCTGGGGGCGTCCGGTGGCCGAGCTGAGCGGCCGCCGCGTCCCGCTCGCCGCGACGCACCTGCCCGGGCCGGACCGGCCGGTCTGCCCGGGCACCGACGACGAGCGGTGCCGCCGGCTGGACGACCTGCTGGCCGCCGCGTCACCGGTCCCGGATCCGCTCACCGCCGAGGTCACCGCGCTGGTCGAGGAGATCCGCGCCGACCGGGGCGTGCTGCGGGTGGCCGACTTCGCGCGGCGGCACGCCGTCTCCACCCGCCGGCTCCAGCGGCTGTTCCTGGACCAGGTCGGCGTCGGTCCGAAGTGGGTGATCCGTCGCTACCGGCTCCAGGAGGCGATCGAACAGGCCGCCGCCGGGCCCTTGGACTGGTCGCGGGTCGCCGCCGACCTGGGGTACGCCGACCAGGCGCACCTGGTCCGCGAATTCACCGCCGTCGCCGGTGTCTCCCCCGCGGCGTACGCCCGCTCGCTGGTCACCGCCCGGCGGTGA
- a CDS encoding SpoIIE family protein phosphatase, which yields MDGGPATVLVVDDSGPKRYLLVNWLNRAGFVTVEAENGTSALDLVARKSVDLVVLDVRLPDMSGFEVCERIKEAHPSTPVIHVSAHAVDVVDRAQGLTRGADAYLAEPIEPEELVATAHAVLRYYQARRRAEQLAERLAALADATVEMHAAPNFVRLLEAAASGAARIFRAPAAVVAETFDGDCLAGVAADPHTPARIVPWVVDDTGVPIGTRVRVDEPGAWSVADWPDGDTVTVAASRLREDRAPLYVVVPTATQTVRTPVLVQLAQAVASAVEAQRSFDEEHRIAVTLQRSLLPRRLPEVAGLDLAVRYEPASAQTEVGGDFYELVMLDGHLLVAIGDVAGHSLHAATVMAELRHAVRAYAVEGHQPGMILDRVNELMRALLPTELATICVLLLHPPTGLVRLASAGHLPALLSRDGRVEFVTQSAPLLGVRAPRPPDLEFVLPPGATLVLYTDGLIERRDATIDDGMAALGVVATRVDDNLDDFCQRLLVELAPPEIHDDVAVVAVRRR from the coding sequence GTGGACGGCGGGCCGGCGACGGTGCTGGTGGTCGACGACAGCGGCCCCAAGCGGTACCTGCTGGTGAACTGGCTGAACCGGGCCGGTTTCGTCACCGTCGAGGCCGAGAACGGCACCTCGGCGCTGGACCTGGTGGCCCGGAAGTCGGTCGACCTGGTGGTGCTCGACGTCCGGCTGCCGGACATGAGCGGTTTCGAGGTGTGCGAGCGGATCAAGGAGGCGCACCCCTCCACCCCGGTCATCCACGTCTCGGCGCACGCGGTGGACGTGGTCGACCGGGCGCAGGGGCTGACCCGGGGCGCGGACGCCTACCTGGCCGAGCCGATCGAGCCGGAGGAACTGGTCGCCACCGCGCACGCGGTGCTGCGCTACTACCAGGCCCGGCGGCGGGCCGAGCAGCTCGCCGAGCGGCTCGCCGCGCTGGCCGACGCCACCGTGGAGATGCACGCCGCGCCGAACTTCGTCCGGCTGCTGGAGGCCGCCGCCAGTGGCGCCGCCCGGATCTTCCGGGCGCCGGCGGCGGTGGTCGCCGAGACGTTCGACGGGGACTGCCTGGCGGGCGTGGCCGCCGACCCGCACACGCCGGCCCGGATCGTGCCGTGGGTGGTGGACGACACCGGCGTGCCGATCGGCACCCGCGTGCGGGTCGACGAGCCGGGCGCCTGGTCGGTCGCCGACTGGCCGGACGGCGACACGGTGACCGTGGCCGCCTCCCGGCTGCGCGAGGACCGGGCCCCGCTCTACGTGGTGGTGCCGACCGCCACCCAGACCGTCCGTACGCCGGTGCTGGTGCAGCTCGCTCAGGCCGTCGCCTCGGCGGTGGAGGCGCAGCGCTCCTTCGACGAGGAGCACCGGATCGCGGTGACGCTCCAACGCAGCCTGCTGCCCCGGCGGCTGCCCGAGGTCGCCGGCCTGGACCTGGCCGTCCGCTACGAGCCGGCGAGCGCGCAGACCGAGGTGGGCGGCGACTTCTACGAGCTGGTGATGCTCGACGGGCACCTGCTGGTGGCGATCGGCGACGTGGCCGGTCACTCGTTGCACGCCGCCACCGTGATGGCCGAGCTGCGGCACGCGGTGCGCGCGTACGCGGTGGAGGGGCACCAGCCCGGCATGATCCTGGACCGGGTCAACGAGCTGATGCGCGCCCTGCTGCCGACCGAGCTGGCGACGATCTGCGTGCTGCTGCTCCATCCGCCCACCGGGCTGGTCCGGCTGGCCAGCGCCGGTCACCTGCCGGCGTTGCTGAGCCGGGACGGGCGGGTGGAGTTCGTGACCCAGTCCGCGCCGCTGCTCGGCGTCCGCGCGCCCCGCCCGCCCGACCTGGAGTTCGTGCTGCCGCCCGGGGCCACGCTGGTGCTCTACACGGACGGGCTGATCGAGCGGCGGGACGCGACCATCGACGACGGCATGGCGGCGCTCGGCGTGGTGGCCACCCGGGTCGACGACAACCTCGACGACTTCTGCCAGCGGCTGCTGGTCGAGCTGGCCCCGCCGGAGATCCACGACGACGTCGCGGTCGTCGCGGTCCGCCGCCGCTGA
- a CDS encoding sensor histidine kinase, whose product MSEPLLHLALRVEQDIFLIRQRGREVAAAVGLEHQDQVRLATALSEVARELLRGVDGADVTFAVDRDVATGRRVLRVDLAPVRPLPEGRYEPQSGAVARLVDTLQVVTVESDTVVRMSRRVPDHAEELTPDRVAQLRAELAERAPGSALDELAAQNAQLIAALDEVRSQRDELAVLNSELQETNRGVMALYNQLTEELEETNRGVVALYAELDEKSAQLRAASESKSRFLANVSHELRAPVTAIIGLGRLLADSASDPLTGEQARQVGLIRSSAGDLLALVNELLDLAKAESGRIEPDWSDVDLRAVFGQLRGTLRALATRPEVELVVEEPPAPATVRSDEVLLAQVLRNLLHNGLKFTERGEVRLRAERRDGMWTLSVTDTGVGIPAELHERIFEEFYQVPGTTRVGGTGLGLPYARRLVALLGGTLELTSEPGRGSTFTVVLPVGGA is encoded by the coding sequence ATGAGCGAACCCCTTCTGCATCTGGCGCTCCGGGTCGAGCAGGACATCTTCCTGATCCGGCAGCGCGGCCGGGAGGTCGCCGCGGCCGTCGGCCTGGAACACCAGGACCAGGTACGGCTCGCCACCGCGCTCAGCGAGGTCGCCCGGGAGCTGCTGCGCGGGGTCGACGGCGCGGACGTCACGTTCGCGGTCGACCGGGACGTCGCCACCGGCCGGCGGGTGCTCCGGGTGGACCTGGCCCCGGTACGCCCGCTGCCCGAAGGCCGGTACGAGCCGCAGTCCGGCGCGGTGGCGCGTCTGGTGGACACGTTGCAGGTGGTGACCGTCGAGAGCGATACCGTCGTGAGGATGTCCAGACGAGTACCGGACCACGCCGAGGAGCTGACGCCGGACCGCGTCGCCCAGCTCCGCGCCGAGCTGGCCGAGCGCGCTCCGGGCTCCGCGTTGGACGAGTTGGCCGCGCAGAACGCCCAGCTCATCGCCGCGCTGGACGAGGTGCGCAGCCAGCGGGACGAGCTGGCGGTGCTCAACTCCGAGCTCCAGGAGACCAACCGGGGCGTGATGGCGCTCTACAACCAGCTCACCGAGGAGCTGGAGGAGACCAACCGCGGCGTGGTGGCGCTCTACGCCGAGCTGGACGAGAAGTCCGCCCAGCTGCGGGCCGCCAGCGAGTCGAAGAGCCGGTTCCTGGCCAACGTCAGTCATGAGCTGCGCGCCCCGGTCACCGCGATCATCGGCCTGGGACGGCTGCTGGCCGACTCCGCCTCCGATCCGCTCACCGGTGAGCAGGCCCGCCAGGTGGGCCTCATCCGGTCCTCCGCGGGTGACCTGCTGGCCCTGGTGAACGAGCTGCTCGACCTGGCCAAGGCCGAGTCGGGCCGGATCGAGCCGGACTGGTCCGATGTCGACCTGCGCGCGGTGTTCGGGCAGTTGCGCGGCACGTTGCGGGCGCTGGCCACCCGGCCGGAGGTGGAGCTGGTGGTCGAGGAGCCGCCGGCGCCGGCGACGGTCCGCTCGGACGAGGTGCTCCTCGCCCAGGTGCTGCGCAACCTGCTGCACAACGGCCTGAAGTTCACCGAGCGCGGCGAGGTGCGACTGCGCGCCGAGCGCCGCGACGGCATGTGGACGCTGTCGGTCACCGACACCGGCGTGGGCATCCCGGCGGAGCTGCACGAACGGATCTTCGAGGAGTTCTACCAGGTCCCCGGCACGACGCGGGTCGGCGGCACCGGCCTCGGCCTGCCGTACGCCCGGCGGTTGGTCGCCCTGCTCGGCGGGACGCTGGAGCTGACCAGCGAACCGGGCCGGGGCAGCACGTTCACCGTCGTCCTGCCCGTGGGCGGAGCGTGA
- a CDS encoding SpoIIE family protein phosphatase, with the protein MTADVVPDHGVWFRVDNGATAGGVRRAAERLGRQLELSADRVADLAIITAEITSNLVKHAREGTLLLRPARRNGRAGVELVAIDAGPGMADLTLSSTDGHSTVGTLGIGLGAIVRQASRFDGYSLSGRGTVLTVQVWDGPPPEPDWAAGLARPITGEQDSGDGYAVREVDGRRQVLVCDGLGHGPLAAAATGAAVAAFRSAPVGPPDVVVRHLHAGMSHTRGAALAVAEPDPATGLLRYAGLGNIAAMIVASGERRRGLVSLPGIAGHQRPAVGGYEYPFAPGSTLVMHSDGVVDRWDLDDYPGLAGRAPLLVAATLLRDAGVRRDDACVLVARGSA; encoded by the coding sequence ATGACCGCCGACGTGGTCCCCGACCACGGCGTCTGGTTCCGGGTCGACAACGGCGCGACCGCCGGTGGCGTACGCCGGGCGGCCGAGCGCCTCGGTCGCCAGCTCGAACTGAGCGCGGACCGCGTCGCGGACCTGGCCATCATCACCGCCGAGATCACCAGCAACCTGGTCAAGCACGCCCGCGAGGGCACGCTGCTGCTGCGCCCGGCGCGCCGCAACGGGCGGGCCGGGGTGGAGCTGGTGGCCATCGACGCCGGCCCCGGCATGGCCGACCTCACGCTCTCCTCGACCGACGGTCACTCCACGGTCGGCACGCTCGGCATCGGCCTCGGCGCCATCGTCCGGCAGGCGAGCCGGTTCGACGGCTACTCGCTCAGCGGCCGGGGCACCGTCCTGACCGTTCAGGTGTGGGACGGGCCGCCGCCGGAGCCGGACTGGGCCGCCGGGTTGGCCCGGCCGATCACCGGCGAGCAGGACAGCGGCGACGGGTACGCGGTGCGCGAGGTCGACGGCCGCCGGCAGGTGCTGGTCTGCGACGGACTGGGGCACGGGCCGCTGGCCGCCGCCGCCACCGGAGCCGCGGTCGCCGCGTTCCGCTCGGCGCCGGTCGGACCACCGGACGTCGTGGTGCGGCACCTGCACGCGGGCATGTCGCACACCCGGGGCGCGGCGCTCGCGGTGGCCGAACCGGACCCGGCGACCGGGCTGCTGCGCTACGCCGGCCTGGGCAACATCGCCGCCATGATCGTCGCGTCGGGCGAGCGGCGGCGGGGCCTGGTCTCGCTGCCGGGCATCGCCGGCCACCAGCGTCCGGCGGTAGGCGGGTACGAGTACCCGTTCGCGCCCGGGTCGACCCTGGTCATGCACAGTGACGGCGTGGTGGACCGCTGGGACCTGGACGACTACCCCGGGTTGGCCGGGCGGGCGCCGCTGCTGGTCGCCGCCACCCTGCTCCGGGACGCCGGGGTCCGCCGTGACGACGCGTGCGTCCTGGTCGCCCGGGGCTCGGCATGA
- a CDS encoding ATP-binding protein: MTTGVDLGVPATQAIRSDEDVVRVRQLVRTTAVAVRLSLVDQTKLVTAASELARNTLIYGGGGNAEVSTVSDGRRRGVRIVFADQGPGIPDLDLALTDGYTTGGGLGLGLSGARRLVDDFDIRTAVGEGTTITVTKWSR; encoded by the coding sequence ATGACCACGGGCGTCGACCTGGGGGTGCCGGCGACGCAGGCGATCCGTAGCGACGAGGACGTGGTACGGGTACGGCAGTTGGTGCGTACCACCGCCGTCGCGGTCCGGCTCTCCCTGGTCGACCAGACCAAGCTGGTCACCGCCGCCAGCGAACTGGCCCGCAACACGCTGATCTACGGCGGCGGGGGCAACGCCGAGGTGAGCACCGTCTCCGACGGCCGCCGGCGCGGCGTCCGCATCGTCTTCGCCGACCAGGGTCCGGGCATCCCCGACCTCGACCTGGCGCTCACCGACGGCTACACCACCGGCGGCGGCCTGGGACTCGGCCTCAGCGGCGCCCGCCGGCTCGTCGACGACTTCGACATCCGGACCGCCGTCGGCGAGGGCACGACCATCACCGTCACCAAGTGGTCGCGATGA